CGAAAAGTCCCCGGTCCGATCCGGCACGAGGTGGCAGCAGCTGCTGCAGGGCATCTGCACGTTGATCCAGAGTGGATTAACGAGGAATAATTCGGGAGTCACGTTCAGCTTTTTTCCACCctgaaaataaaaaaaaacgaGGTCAAATATCTTCATGAGCTCTTTAGAGGCGTGCTTCGGTCAGTTCTCGGTGGCCATGATGCTGAAACAAACTGATCGGAGTCAGCCGTGGGCCGTGGCCCGTGCCACGTGCAGTCGCAGCAGAGATGAGGTGGTCCTGTGCTCTGCACTGCACGACGTATATTTTTTTTCCACATATATATATCGGGAGTTCTGGATATGTTATCTTTCTGTTCCTATACTAGTATAATGGTACAGTGTTTTCGTGCATCTGGAGGGACGGAACTCGACAAGTTGGCCTGTAGTGGTCGTCGTCCCTCCCCACACGCCGTTGGCCCAGAACTGAACACGATATTACATTGCAGCCAGAAAGCGAGCGGCAGCTCCGTCGGTGGTGGGTTTGATCGGATCGAGCTGCCACTGCCACTAGCGGCAGCGCGGCTGACGATATGATGTGACGAGTGATAGCTAGCTCCGAGCTCCGAGCCAATCCGTGCCGCGCGTACGCGCGGGCGTGCGTCgcgacgcgcgcgcgcgcgcggatCATCTCGCGATCGAGCGCGTCGTCGCATAGCGCATACGGACGCGTACTTTGGGCACCTACCTAGGGCAGGAATCTAGCACAGTTACCATATGCACTAAACAAAAAAAAAACTGCTGGCTGCTTTTTCTTGTGACGTGAAAGGTACGCCGATCTCGTCGTCGTCGACCGACAGCGATGAACAGGACGCCCGGACGGTACGGGGCCTCCACATCCTGCCGGCGCAGGTGGAGCTCCGCGTCGAGGAGCTGCCGTGGCTCGTCGGCGACTCGGCCACCCGGAGGTCCAGGTTCGCCTTCTGGCTGCAGACCTTGCACCGCGCCCGGGGCCTCCGCTGGGTGCTCGTCAACTCCTTCCCGGCCGAGGCCGGgtgtccagccgccgccgccgccgccgctggggacgaggacgaggacgacggcgCGCACCGGCAGCAGGGCCCGCGTGTCATCCCCGTCGGGGCGGCGCTGCTACCGGCCGGCGGCATCGGCGAGCGCacgaagcagcagcagcagtgcgTCAACATTAATAAGAGCCCCAGCATGTGGCGCGCGGACTCGACGTGCATCGGGTGGCTGGACGCGCAGCGCGCCCGGTCGGTGGTGTACGTCTCGTTCGGCAGCTGGGTGGGGTCGATCGGGCCGGGCAAGGTGCGCGAGCTGGCGCTGGGGCTCGAGGCCACGGGCCGCCCGTTCCTCTGGGCGCTCAAGCGCGACCCCTCCTGGCGCGCGGGGCTCCCCGACGGGTTCGCGGGCCGCGTGGCGGGCCGGGGCAAACTGGTCGACTGGGCGCCGCAGCAGGACGTGCTCCGCCACGCCGCCGTCGGCTGCTACCTCACCCACTGCGGATGGAACTCCACGCTCGAGGCCATCCAGCACGGGGTGCGCCTGCTCTGCTACCCGGTCTCCGGGGACCAGTTCATCAACTGCGCCTACATCACCGGCCTGTGGAAGATCGGGCTCAGGCTCGGCGGCATGATGCGCGACGACGTCAGGGCCGGCGTCGAGAGGGTCATGGACGACGGCGGCCACCTGCAGGAGAAGGTCTGGGCGCTGCGGGAGCGCGTCGTGACGCCGGAGGCGAGGCGCGGGGCCGACCGGAACGTCAGGTCCTTCGTGGACGAGATCACGAGAGACCACCCGCTGGTGGTGCAACTATACAGTGTCTTGTAGCGATATAGCTAGCATGCAGGCCTGCCATCGTTACATTACATGCATGTACATTATGTATCTTCTTCGTTTTGTTTTGTCTTCACGACTAAAATGGTTGTGATCCGTGCTAGCAAAACGATCTTAGCTCTGGACAAGGGATTATGACGATTCAGTCGTCAGCGTATAACTCGGCCGGCAGGAGAATGATCGTACGTTCCACGGTGCTGGTTCAGAGACTGGGTTCATCAACTCCATATATACAGGTGAAAATCTTAGTAACGGAAAGGAGTAAGCATGTATAGTCTAGACACCGGGAGAGAGCTTGCCACTGCCCACTACGCTACATGAGTGTTGGCCGTCGTCCGCGAAAGATGAGAGGGCATGCGCAATTCGCTAGAGCATGCAACATGCTCTCTCTACTTCTCAAAACAAATACACCACTAGTGGAAAAGAGTTCTAAGGCTGTGACATAGTTTAATTTTTAAAGGCGGATTTGGTTATAAAGCGTCAGTGATATTTCTAATAACGAGTTCTTATTAAAAAACGTATGTAGAAATCATATTTCTATATACAATTCCTTAAGAAAACTGCTACTATAAATCCGCGACGTTTTTCAAATGACATTGTATGAAAGAAATCAACataaaagttatagatctctaaaagataagaaagtttgtatttaacaccttttttatttgaaatcagttCGGCTTTCAAAAATTGCATCTAAATTTGTTAAATTTAAAATGCAAATTTTGCAAACAACCTCGGATGGGAAAGGTACCAAAATAGAAGTTATAGAACTGAAAAGgttatgaaactttatagttgacaactttttattttaATTTGTTTATAACCCTAAATAGTCAATTTATACTCGTGTTGTTCTAATATGTGGATGCCAAAACAACAATATAGACGCAAAGTAAGTGGTAGGTGAAGTGGTAGATTCTACACGCGAGGGTGAGGCACACATATTTTGAGTGAAAAATGGCACGACTTCGACAGAGTCGCCGGTAGATAGGCATATGGGACTGTTTTGTCTCATAATTTAAATTTTTTCTTTTGCTATTGTTGAAACCAATTTTATGTTTTCTAGAaaatattttcactggcggttttattatctCAACTTATATTGAAAATTGACTTCAACTAACTGTTTTCTTAGCCTAAGTGAGCACTAGAACTCAAGCCCCCTCTCTAGAAATTTAGGCGCTAACCACCAGACCACGCGTaagttagtgtttagaaataaataataattatatttaaataaatattttaatatctatttatatgatatataacaacCGTAGCAAAAACACGGTGAACTGGCTAGTCTACTAGCTCCTAGCATTGGCAGTTTAAAAAAACACCAGTGCAAGTTTCTTTGTACTTAGTGCACATATCATATTTGGCGCAGCAAATAAaatttaaatttagtttaatacataaaaaataatattattTGTAATATCAAATATACACCATTAATTAAATCATATCATGTAATTTTATAATAAAACTATTTAAATATGTACATGTTGATATTTAAAAAAAGAAACGCTAGACATATTTTAAGATGGAGAGTAACACTTTGTTACAGCTGAGGAAGGAAGCGCCGTCAAGTACATGCATGCATGTAACAATGATGTAAACATAGGAGGCACGGGCGATAAGTACATGAAGAGAAAAACAAAAGCAAGTGTCGGCAGCAGCCACCACGCAAGTGACGGCACTGTCCGTCTCCGTCGTCGCTGAACACGAGCCAAGCCAAGGCAAACTCTCCGTTCGCTTCCCCCAACGCCGCACGGGATTCCCGCAACGTGCGCGTCGCCGTCGTCGCGCCGTCGCCGCAACAGGGTTTACATGCGTGCATGCACCCAACCCAACCCAAGCACATCTCCCCGACGGGCGACAGCAACTTGGTCCGCCATGGTCGGAAGAAGGTGCATCTCCACTCTCCCGCGCACCGCACCAACAAGGCTGGCAGAACCGGCCGCGGAAAGCACAGTGCGCGCAGGATAGGACCGCAGCAGCAGCCAGCAGGCGTCCCAATTCCAACGTGGGTGGATTATTGGAAGGGAACCGGGCGTGGCGTCGCAGCGTGTCTCCGTCTCTCCGCACGCGCGTTTTCGTTCCTGCACGGTTGGCAGACGATGGCCTGAGCGGCTGGCTCACCAAGGCCGGAAAGTGAAAGGGAAGGCACTTGCACTTCTCCAGTCCTGAGAATTTCTGTCGACGAGCACCCGCCCGGGCGCCGAAACAGCGACGGCTGCTGGTGGTACTAGTGCAGGCCGCAGGCTAGCTAGGACGGCGATGCGACCGGCGGCGCTGACACAGTGACGCGACGCGCTGCCGGGTGCCGTGCGGCCGAGCTGCTACCCGGCCGGCCGGGCGTTTTCCATGTGCTCGCACTCGCATCGAAGCTCGCCCGCTGCCAGAGACAGCCACAGGCCAAATCTGCCCAGCAGGTCGTCAGGATCGGGGCCGTATATTTTTTCTGCCGACGAACACGGGGGGCGGTCAGGAATCCGAATCTAGACGGATCATGCCCCGGGCCGTGCGATCTGGCTTCGACCGTTTGAGTGACGCGACTTGGCTGCCGTGATTGCTGCTCCACATTAGACAAGTGGAGATGAAGGCgccggcgccccgcatgctctgttccTGTTGGGATGTTAGGCTGGGCCATCCGGTACCGACCTATTTCTGCTAGGCACCCTTGGTGGCCCGGCAAACAAATATCGGGTTTGTTTGCCAGATCCAGACTTTTTCGTAGATGTAGTAAGATTtgggtgccgtttggttcacatatttgtaacgtaatgggtaacggataacgttaaatcatgtttgttttagtccaaccgtaatcagatatcacactaaaatttgataccagcctattcaaatttgttaccgcaAGTAATCGAGCcgaaaccattaccattaccatttgcgttacattttttgaaccaaacagcaccttggATCTTTAAAAAACAGAGTTGGTGTGTAGTAAATCATCTCTCTCTATCGACAAACTAGCGACGGATCAGCGCATTTGTGTGGTTAGCACATATGCAAGAGTGTTTATGGCTTCAAGAGTGGCCAGCGACGGATCAACCCTTACACTTCTTTAGATTGTCTCTCAGTATATTATATAAAATAGGAGACATAAAACTATAGATGACACTGTTTAATACCGTTTGCAGAGAAGTGTTAAAAAAGTTATACCTACTTTATGTTATGGCTCTTGCACTACTATTCGGCTAATAACTTCTATGTGCAAGTAAAGTGACATTTGTCCAGAGTTTAAGCATATTGCAAACTACTATGGATCATAGTGATAAAGGTATATTTCTATCACTTAGTCAATTGATTTAGTTGCTAATTATGTgtcatctaagtgctagggaactcTTCAAGTTGAGCCACAAAGAACCAAGGAAGTTTGCCACAAAACAGGAGAAGTTGGGCCAGACTGGGCACCATCGGATAGTCCAgtgttgtgggggacagatatcccccgggtccactggaaggataaaagacctcacgaaaggcccgatggcccaataaatcgtaaggtcatctcttcgtgggcctgggaaggAATGacaagtgaagcagatcgacacaaggccagatcggtgcgagcccagacggcccaacaacgtcgagcaagtaaccacaacagagacccgactttcccgcgctagagccccgtacaacggaaccaagcgaggatgagtcggcagagctataggaagatagactcaatcagttcactatttcttaggtgcgcattgtcatcatatctgcatgtactgccccacggtcgaatatataaggcctagggggcaccccctcagAACGATCGATACCACTACTCGGCCACCCACCTCGACTCTCTACGTTCCCTAAACTAGAGAGTtaccttgtaatccaccacataaagcattctcgccaggacgtagggtgtcacGTATCTCTAAGCGGctcgaacctgtacatcattgttcacagtttctcgtgcgtccagcacgaaccatcgagctacagtcggcaacatcgtcctactcctaaaaacaccttgaggggcaaccccgggtgtgcggtcggacccaaaacaccgacagctggtgcgccaggtagggggggtGTCGCCGAttaaagctagctcaatggccgtcaccttccaccgcaagatcaccctgcgtcctggatccgtgttctgcttcggaactatctcatccgtagcagatgaagaaggaactctacatcgcatcgcggatccgccaaggaagaagtctcctccaataacctccgaaaatgtcggagtaagacagggaaaagcgcaacctccagcgctccgaaaaaagatcgccttcaacaAGCcaagggccgagggcccgctgacccgaagaactccactgtctacctccccgacgaaagaatggacacaaatcgcaaggaagaaagaaacaaataaaaccgggaggaaacaagtcgttctttccgtacctctaccctcaaaggagaacggaaagaagatcgccatgacagccgcaccattctaccccgacgtcctcttcatcgggagagtggagtcgcccctgtctccgacgacgaaccgaccgcacctggagaggaacctcctcagcgggaatcccgccgacggaggaaccgacgccgaaatatccagcgacatcacgaggccggagagcgggacccggagcagcctgtctcgcgagacgaggtctcagagataggagaaacttcgGAGGAACGTGTGTTCAGAGAACGGAGGAattcccgacggcgtgatcgccgacgggctcaggaacaagccgagcaggaggcaagacagcgtcgggaaaatccactcttcgggcgcaacctgaaccccgacttcgcccgagccatgaacacgccgagtgaagtcggaggggtactggctcggatagctgatggactccctcggactcccgacgctgagggctatcgatgactgttcactcaagcagccaaccatcttctacctctcgctcacccgccgaacgacctacgacacaccatcaacagccgtcgggacgcgcgaagctccatcaacgcctcgcgtgaacgacgacatgagaacgagatccgccgccgggaagagtacgacagggaccacgacatcccagctcggagtcaggccaccagaactgaatcggcgacggcctcgactggcggtaccacccggggacgatcgaggaaccaccacaactactcccctccccgggacagacatcatccccgacgacaagaagacacatgtggagtgtctgcacttactccaagccttagggccattcaatggccccctaacttcaaggtgtccaatgtcgacaaatatgaacctaagcaggatccagaaggctggctggccgtctacaccaccgccgctcgagctgctggggcgtccgaagacgtaatgaccgcatacttgcccattgtcctcgggcaagacacactgcaatggctgcgacatctaccccgacactgcatcgacgactggagcgacttcagtcgacgcttcaccgccaactttcagtccctctccgacaaaccagcgcaaccatgggacctcaaatccatcaagcgtcggggggacgaaactctccggtcgtacctcaaaaggttccagaccatgagaaatcgtatccccgaggtcacggaggcggccgtgatcgaggacttctacaggggatccaacgactcggccttcgtccgagccatattacagaaggcgccgactacctccgaacaactgttccgggaagccgacctctacatcaccgtcgacgagcgagctcaagacctcatcggaggaacgaagcctGCGCCAGCAACACCACGACGCgatacgaaccagcaacccgacaaacgctggg
This portion of the Zea mays cultivar B73 chromosome 2, Zm-B73-REFERENCE-NAM-5.0, whole genome shotgun sequence genome encodes:
- the LOC100192739 gene encoding UDP-glycosyltransferase 82A1-like translates to MGAEAVAYPAVLLVPFPAQGHITPMLQLAGVLAAHGVAPTVALPDFIHRRIVAACGGGGVVGVTLASIPSGIDIVQQDAAAGDDDDTPGFRDIVHSMEHHMPLHLERMLTSPRRPPVACVVVDVLASWAVPVAARCGVPAAGFWPAMLACYRVVAAIPELLEKGLISESGTPISSSSTDSDEQDARTVRGLHILPAQVELRVEELPWLVGDSATRRSRFAFWLQTLHRARGLRWVLVNSFPAEAGCPAAAAAAAGDEDEDDGAHRQQGPRVIPVGAALLPAGGIGERTKQQQQCVNINKSPSMWRADSTCIGWLDAQRARSVVYVSFGSWVGSIGPGKVRELALGLEATGRPFLWALKRDPSWRAGLPDGFAGRVAGRGKLVDWAPQQDVLRHAAVGCYLTHCGWNSTLEAIQHGVRLLCYPVSGDQFINCAYITGLWKIGLRLGGMMRDDVRAGVERVMDDGGHLQEKVWALRERVVTPEARRGADRNVRSFVDEITRDHPLVVQLYSVL